A section of the Pseudomonas sp. FP453 genome encodes:
- a CDS encoding TMEM165/GDT1 family protein, whose translation MLDSLLVPTAIVALAEIGDKTQLLALILAARFRKPWPIIAGIVAATLANHAAAGAVGAWFGSFFSDAVLHWILAASFCATALWTLVPDKLDDDEASTTRKFGPFLTTLIAFFLAEIGDKTQIATVMLAAQYPELWLVIIGTTLGMLIANVPVVLAGNFAAEKLPLTLIRRLAATAFFVLAVVAVYKAMQSSGWI comes from the coding sequence ATGCTGGATTCATTACTCGTTCCTACCGCAATCGTTGCCTTGGCCGAAATCGGCGACAAGACGCAACTGCTCGCGCTCATCCTGGCCGCACGCTTTCGCAAACCCTGGCCGATCATCGCCGGCATCGTCGCCGCGACCCTGGCCAACCATGCGGCAGCCGGTGCCGTGGGCGCATGGTTTGGCAGCTTCTTCTCGGATGCGGTGTTGCACTGGATCCTCGCGGCGAGCTTCTGCGCCACCGCGTTGTGGACTTTGGTGCCGGACAAACTCGATGACGACGAAGCCAGCACCACCCGCAAATTCGGGCCGTTCCTGACCACGCTGATCGCGTTCTTCCTTGCCGAAATCGGTGACAAGACCCAGATCGCCACGGTGATGCTGGCGGCACAGTATCCCGAGTTGTGGCTGGTGATTATCGGCACCACCCTGGGCATGTTGATTGCCAACGTACCGGTGGTTCTGGCGGGGAATTTTGCGGCGGAGAAGCTGCCGCTGACCTTGATTCGTCGACTGGCGGCTACGGCGTTCTTCGTGCTGGCGGTGGTTGCGGTCTACAAGGCGATGCAGAGCAGCGGTTGGATCTAG
- a CDS encoding 2-hydroxyacid dehydrogenase, protein MTNNRRAVFLDHPSLDLGDLDLSELRDSFSDLQLFEQTTPQTVIERLQGAQVAISNKIAINAETLAACPDLKLILVSATGTNNIDLQAARAHGITVSNCQGYGTPSVAQHTIMLLLNLATRLQDYQRDVSAGQWQQAKQFCLLDHPIVELEGKTLGLLGHGELGSAVARLAEAFGMRVLLGAIPGRPARADRVPLDELLAQVDALTLHCPLNEHTRDFIGARELALLKPGAFIVNTARGGLINEQALADALRNGHLGGAATDVLSVEPPVNGNPLLAGDIPRLIVTPHNAWGSREARQRIVGQLAENARGFFSGAPLRVVS, encoded by the coding sequence ATGACGAACAATCGCCGCGCGGTCTTCCTCGATCACCCCTCCCTGGACCTGGGAGACCTCGATCTCAGCGAGCTGCGAGACAGCTTCAGCGACCTGCAATTATTCGAGCAGACCACGCCGCAGACTGTGATCGAACGCCTGCAGGGCGCCCAGGTGGCGATCAGTAACAAAATCGCGATCAACGCCGAAACCCTGGCGGCCTGCCCGGACCTCAAGCTGATCCTGGTGTCAGCCACCGGCACCAACAATATCGATCTGCAAGCCGCCCGCGCCCATGGCATCACGGTGAGCAACTGCCAGGGCTACGGCACGCCGTCAGTGGCGCAGCATACGATCATGCTGTTGCTGAACCTGGCGACACGCTTGCAGGACTATCAACGGGACGTCAGCGCCGGCCAGTGGCAGCAAGCCAAGCAGTTCTGCCTGCTGGACCACCCGATTGTCGAGCTGGAAGGCAAGACCCTCGGCCTGCTCGGCCACGGTGAGTTGGGCAGCGCCGTGGCGCGCCTGGCCGAAGCCTTTGGCATGCGCGTGCTGCTCGGGGCGATTCCCGGGCGCCCTGCCCGCGCCGATCGCGTGCCGCTGGATGAGTTGCTGGCCCAGGTGGATGCCCTGACCTTGCATTGCCCGCTCAACGAACACACCCGTGACTTTATCGGCGCCCGCGAACTGGCGCTGCTCAAGCCGGGCGCGTTTATCGTCAATACCGCACGCGGTGGCTTGATCAACGAACAGGCCCTGGCCGATGCGTTGCGCAACGGCCATCTGGGCGGCGCGGCGACCGACGTGCTGAGCGTGGAGCCGCCGGTCAACGGCAATCCGCTGCTGGCCGGTGACATCCCGCGGCTGATCGTTACCCCCCACAACGCCTGGGGCAGCCGCGAAGCGCGCCAGCGCATCGTCGGCCAGCTGGCGGAAAACGCCCGGGGCTTTTTCAGCGGCGCCCCGCTACGTGTCGTCAGTTGA
- a CDS encoding YajG family lipoprotein encodes MLQRLLFGLITVTSLALVGCANSPQQLSPQPKLTTQLAPVGHGQPVSVRVVDGRPSPTLGSRGGLYPETALISVTGQDVLPKLQAQAEAAVRLLGFTPSPNAPGAPQLTITLAELKYQSPKEGLYVTEASIGATFKSDVTAGTRRYSGRYGASLNQRFGMSPNQETNTKLVSDVLSDALTRLFKDPSIGSLLSSQ; translated from the coding sequence ATGTTGCAACGCCTGTTGTTCGGTTTGATCACTGTGACCAGTTTGGCCCTGGTTGGCTGCGCCAACAGCCCGCAGCAACTCAGCCCGCAACCAAAACTCACCACGCAGCTGGCGCCAGTGGGTCACGGCCAGCCGGTGTCGGTGCGTGTGGTGGACGGCCGTCCGTCGCCAACCCTGGGTTCCCGTGGTGGCCTGTACCCGGAGACCGCGCTGATTTCGGTCACCGGCCAGGACGTGCTGCCCAAGCTGCAAGCCCAGGCCGAAGCCGCCGTGCGCCTGCTGGGCTTTACCCCAAGCCCGAATGCGCCGGGCGCACCGCAGTTGACCATCACTTTGGCTGAACTGAAATACCAGTCGCCCAAGGAAGGCCTGTATGTAACCGAAGCCTCGATCGGCGCGACGTTCAAGTCCGACGTCACGGCGGGCACCCGTCGCTACAGTGGCCGCTACGGCGCATCGCTGAACCAGCGCTTTGGCATGTCGCCGAACCAGGAAACCAACACCAAGCTGGTCAGCGACGTGTTGAGCGACGCCTTGACCCGCCTGTTCAAGGACCCAAGCATCGGTTCGTTGCTCAGCTCGCAATAA
- a CDS encoding DUF1302 domain-containing protein, which translates to MTSVNQFWRRARLPLAVSLASTLAGPAFGVSFNVGEIEGSFDSSLSVGASWSTEKANKNLIGSNNGGLGLSQTSDDGHLNFKRGETFSKIFKGIHDLELKYGDTGVFVRGKYWYDFELKDESRPFKDISDSNRKEGAKSSGAQILDAFIYHNYNIADLPGSVRFGKQVVSWGESTFIGGGINSINPIDVSAFRRPGAEIKEGLIPVNMFYLSQSVTDNLSVDGFYQLEWDQTVVDNCGTFFSQPDVIADGCDNNLAVLRTKQGLSNALPAPFRNAAFGALAAQGVNFGSPDEGAIVRRGPDRDARDSGQFGFAAHYMFEPLDTEFGAYFMNYHSRAPIFSGRGAAASKYSPANLVRSLMGQGLSQGQASAIAPSLLPFVVAGNSSYYVEYPEDIRLYGLSFSTTLPTGTAWSGEISYRPNAPVQLNTTDILYSGLTPLAAVNPAAANYSVLQGKADQDQPGYRRKEVTQLQTTFTHFFDQVMGAERLTVVGEVGFTHVGGLEKTSKARYGRDPSYGPGPLPNNTCQTLNSGTLTGAAQNNLSRYCENDGFTTANSWGYRARAIWDYNSVFAGINLRPSVAWSHDVSGYSPGPGGNFEEGRKAVSLGLDAEYQNTYTAGLSYTNFFDGKYTTVDDRDFVALSFGMNF; encoded by the coding sequence ATGACCTCAGTAAACCAGTTCTGGCGCCGGGCAAGACTGCCCCTGGCCGTCAGTCTCGCTTCTACGCTCGCCGGGCCCGCATTCGGCGTCAGTTTCAACGTCGGTGAAATCGAAGGGAGTTTTGACTCGTCGCTTTCCGTGGGTGCCAGTTGGTCTACAGAAAAAGCCAACAAGAACCTCATCGGCTCCAACAACGGCGGGCTTGGTCTCTCGCAGACTTCCGACGACGGGCACTTGAACTTCAAGCGCGGCGAAACGTTCTCGAAGATCTTCAAGGGTATCCACGACCTGGAACTGAAGTACGGCGACACCGGTGTATTTGTGCGTGGCAAGTACTGGTACGACTTCGAACTCAAGGATGAAAGCCGTCCGTTCAAGGACATCAGCGACAGCAACCGCAAAGAGGGCGCCAAGTCCTCGGGCGCGCAGATCCTCGACGCCTTCATCTATCACAACTACAACATTGCCGACCTGCCGGGTTCGGTGCGCTTCGGCAAGCAAGTTGTCAGCTGGGGTGAAAGTACCTTCATCGGCGGCGGTATCAACTCCATCAACCCGATCGACGTGTCCGCGTTCCGTCGTCCGGGGGCCGAGATCAAGGAAGGCTTGATTCCGGTCAACATGTTCTACCTGTCGCAAAGCGTGACGGACAACCTGTCGGTGGATGGTTTCTACCAGTTGGAATGGGACCAGACCGTTGTCGATAACTGCGGGACATTCTTCTCGCAGCCTGACGTGATTGCCGACGGTTGCGACAATAACCTGGCAGTGCTGCGAACCAAGCAAGGCTTGTCCAATGCCTTGCCGGCGCCGTTCCGGAATGCGGCATTTGGCGCACTGGCGGCCCAGGGCGTGAACTTCGGCTCACCGGATGAAGGCGCCATCGTGCGTCGTGGTCCTGATCGTGATGCACGGGACAGCGGTCAGTTTGGTTTCGCCGCCCACTACATGTTCGAGCCGTTGGACACCGAGTTCGGCGCTTACTTCATGAACTACCACAGCCGCGCGCCGATCTTCAGCGGGCGCGGGGCGGCGGCGAGCAAGTACAGCCCTGCCAACCTGGTTAGATCATTGATGGGGCAGGGTTTGTCCCAGGGGCAAGCCAGCGCGATCGCACCATCGCTGTTGCCGTTCGTGGTTGCGGGCAATTCGAGTTACTACGTTGAATACCCTGAGGACATCCGTCTGTACGGCCTCAGCTTCTCCACCACATTGCCTACCGGCACCGCGTGGAGCGGTGAGATCAGCTACCGCCCGAATGCGCCTGTGCAGCTGAACACCACGGACATTCTGTATTCGGGGCTGACGCCTCTGGCCGCCGTAAACCCGGCAGCCGCCAACTATTCGGTACTGCAAGGCAAGGCGGATCAGGATCAACCGGGCTATCGCCGTAAAGAAGTCACCCAGCTGCAAACCACCTTTACCCACTTCTTCGACCAGGTGATGGGCGCTGAACGACTGACGGTTGTCGGTGAAGTCGGCTTCACCCACGTGGGCGGCCTGGAAAAAACCTCCAAGGCCCGCTACGGCCGCGACCCTAGCTACGGCCCTGGCCCGCTGCCAAACAACACGTGCCAGACCTTGAACAGCGGAACCTTGACTGGGGCCGCACAGAACAACCTGTCGCGCTACTGCGAAAACGACGGCTTCACCACGGCCAACTCCTGGGGTTACCGCGCTCGCGCCATCTGGGATTACAACAGCGTGTTTGCGGGTATCAACCTCAGACCGAGCGTGGCTTGGTCCCATGACGTGAGCGGCTATTCGCCAGGCCCTGGTGGCAACTTCGAAGAAGGCCGCAAGGCTGTCAGCCTTGGGTTGGATGCGGAATACCAGAACACCTACACCGCCGGCCTGTCGTACACCAACTTCTTTGATGGCAAGTACACCACGGTGGATGACCGGGATTTTGTTGCGCTCAGCTTCGGCATGAACTTCTAA
- a CDS encoding fatty acid--CoA ligase codes for MLQTRVIPPAEGAYQYPLLIKRLLMSGARYEKTREIVYRDKLRYTYPTLIERVARLANVLTEAGVKAGDTVAVMDWDSHRYLECMFAIPMIGAVIHTINVRLSPEQILYTMNHAEDRFVLVNSEFVGLYQAIAGQLTTVDKTLLLTDGEAKTAELPDLVGEYETLLAAASPTYDFQDFDEHSVATTFYTTGTTGNPKGVYFTHRQLVLHTIGVATIMGSVDSVRLLGTNDVYMPITPMFHVHAWGLPYVATMLGLKQVYPGRYDPEYLVELWRKEKVTFSHCVPTILQMLLNAKAAQGVDFGGWKIVIGGSALNRTLYEASKARGIQLTAAYGMSETGPLVSCAHLNEELMAGSEDERTTYRIKAGVPGPLVEAAIVDGDGNFLPADGESQGELVLRAPWLTEGYYNEPQKGAELWAGGWMHTGDVATLDAFGVIDIRDRIKDVIKTGGEWVSSLALEDLVSRHPAVREVAVVGIADPQWGERPFALLVVRDGHVIGARELKEHLKPFVELGHLSKWAIPSQIAVVTEIPKTSVGKLDKKRIRIDIIEWQANNSTFLSTL; via the coding sequence ATGTTGCAGACCCGTGTTATCCCGCCCGCCGAAGGCGCGTACCAATACCCGTTGTTGATCAAGCGCCTGCTGATGTCCGGGGCCCGCTACGAGAAAACCCGCGAAATCGTGTACCGCGACAAGCTGCGCTACACCTACCCGACCCTGATCGAGCGCGTCGCGCGGCTGGCCAATGTGTTGACCGAAGCCGGGGTCAAGGCCGGTGATACCGTGGCGGTGATGGATTGGGACAGCCATCGCTACCTGGAGTGCATGTTTGCCATCCCGATGATTGGCGCGGTGATCCACACCATCAACGTGCGCCTGTCGCCGGAACAGATCCTCTACACCATGAACCACGCCGAGGACCGCTTCGTGCTGGTCAATAGTGAGTTCGTGGGTCTCTACCAGGCGATTGCCGGGCAGCTCACCACCGTCGACAAGACCCTGCTGCTGACCGATGGGGAGGCGAAAACCGCCGAGCTGCCAGACCTCGTCGGCGAGTACGAAACCCTGCTGGCCGCCGCCAGCCCGACCTACGATTTCCAGGACTTCGACGAGCATTCCGTCGCGACCACCTTCTACACCACCGGCACCACCGGCAATCCCAAGGGCGTGTACTTCACCCATCGCCAACTGGTGCTGCACACCATCGGTGTGGCGACCATCATGGGCAGCGTCGACAGCGTGCGCCTGCTGGGCACCAACGACGTGTACATGCCGATCACGCCGATGTTCCACGTGCATGCCTGGGGCCTGCCGTATGTGGCGACGATGCTCGGCCTCAAGCAGGTCTATCCCGGGCGCTACGACCCGGAATACCTGGTGGAGCTGTGGCGCAAGGAGAAGGTCACCTTCTCCCACTGCGTGCCGACCATCCTGCAAATGCTGCTCAACGCCAAGGCGGCGCAGGGCGTGGACTTTGGCGGTTGGAAAATCGTCATTGGCGGCAGTGCGCTTAACCGCACGCTGTACGAAGCGTCCAAGGCGCGTGGGATTCAGCTGACGGCTGCGTACGGCATGTCCGAGACCGGGCCGCTGGTGTCGTGCGCGCACCTCAACGAAGAGTTGATGGCCGGCAGCGAAGACGAGCGCACCACCTACCGCATCAAGGCCGGTGTGCCCGGGCCGTTGGTGGAGGCGGCGATTGTCGACGGTGACGGCAATTTCCTGCCCGCCGATGGCGAGTCCCAGGGCGAACTGGTACTGCGCGCGCCGTGGCTGACCGAAGGCTATTACAACGAGCCACAGAAGGGCGCCGAACTGTGGGCTGGCGGCTGGATGCACACCGGCGACGTGGCCACGCTGGATGCGTTTGGGGTGATCGATATCCGTGACCGCATCAAGGACGTGATCAAGACCGGCGGCGAGTGGGTGTCGTCCCTGGCCCTCGAAGACCTGGTCAGCCGTCACCCGGCGGTACGCGAAGTAGCGGTGGTGGGCATTGCCGATCCGCAGTGGGGCGAGCGTCCGTTTGCCTTGCTGGTGGTGCGTGATGGCCATGTGATAGGGGCCCGTGAGCTCAAGGAGCACCTCAAGCCGTTTGTGGAATTGGGCCATTTGAGCAAGTGGGCGATCCCGAGCCAGATTGCCGTTGTTACGGAAATTCCCAAGACCAGTGTCGGCAAGCTCGACAAAAAGCGTATCCGCATCGACATCATTGAATGGCAGGCCAACAACAGCACGTTCCTGTCCACCCTCTGA
- a CDS encoding LysE family translocator — protein MYVAEFLTVALIHLLAVASPGPDFAVVVRESVTHGRRAGTWTALGVGSAIFLHVGYSLLGIGLIVSQSIVLFNALKWAAAAYLLYIGFKALRAQPAKPAAEGELHREAGERTPRGAFTAGFVTNGLNPKATLFFLSLFTVVINPHTPLAIQAGYGLYLAVATAVWFCLVAMLFSQQRVRAGFARMGHWFDRTMGAVLIAIGVKLAFTSMK, from the coding sequence ATGTACGTCGCCGAGTTTTTGACCGTGGCCTTGATTCACTTGTTGGCGGTGGCCAGCCCGGGCCCGGATTTCGCCGTGGTGGTCCGTGAAAGTGTTACCCACGGCCGCCGTGCCGGGACCTGGACCGCGCTGGGCGTCGGCTCGGCGATTTTCCTGCACGTAGGGTATTCGTTGTTGGGGATTGGCTTGATCGTGTCCCAGTCCATCGTGCTGTTCAACGCGCTGAAATGGGCCGCCGCCGCGTACCTGCTGTACATCGGCTTCAAGGCCCTGCGTGCGCAGCCAGCCAAGCCCGCCGCCGAAGGCGAGTTGCACCGCGAAGCCGGCGAGCGCACCCCACGCGGGGCGTTTACCGCAGGGTTCGTGACCAATGGCTTGAACCCCAAGGCGACGCTGTTCTTCTTGTCGTTGTTTACCGTGGTGATCAACCCGCACACGCCGTTGGCGATCCAGGCCGGTTACGGCTTGTACCTGGCGGTGGCGACGGCGGTGTGGTTCTGCCTGGTGGCGATGCTGTTCAGCCAGCAACGCGTGCGTGCGGGGTTTGCGCGGATGGGGCATTGGTTTGATCGGACGATGGGCGCGGTGTTGATTGCTATCGGCGTAAAGCTCGCCTTCACCAGCATGAAATAA
- a CDS encoding 1-acyl-sn-glycerol-3-phosphate acyltransferase: MGQFDTIRPYNDSEVPAVLDRLFSDKAFLDILTHFRFPRFAGALGWLLKPMIARKLRREFAGVTTVATLQDKVEYYVDHTIDRATDGVTYTGVEQLKSGTAYLFLANHRDIVMDPAFVNYAVYHAGLPTPRIAIGDNLLQKPFVSDLMRLNKSFIVHRSITGRKEKMAAFNLLSAYINHSIRNDCESIWIAQAEGRAKDGDDRTESAILKMFHVSRKDEPFAEVIQSLNLTPVSISYEYDPCDSAKARELYIRATTGTYCKAPGEDDVSIALGITGYKGRVHVNFAPPITERFEDTKVLATEMDRQILGGYRLFPVHYLAYAQWSEADPQLQVPTAAEVFPADELAKAKAEWERRLNECPVEHRPFLVVQYATPVRNQYRVKAGIPL; encoded by the coding sequence ATGGGCCAATTCGATACCATCCGACCTTACAACGACAGCGAAGTCCCGGCAGTGCTGGACCGACTGTTCAGTGACAAGGCCTTTCTGGACATCCTGACCCACTTCCGCTTTCCGCGCTTCGCCGGCGCCCTGGGCTGGCTGCTCAAGCCGATGATCGCCCGCAAGCTGCGCCGTGAATTCGCCGGCGTCACCACCGTGGCGACGCTGCAGGACAAAGTCGAGTACTACGTCGACCACACCATCGACCGCGCGACCGACGGCGTGACCTACACCGGCGTCGAGCAGCTCAAGTCCGGCACCGCCTACCTGTTCCTGGCCAACCACCGCGACATCGTGATGGACCCGGCCTTCGTCAACTACGCCGTGTACCACGCCGGCCTGCCGACGCCGCGCATCGCCATCGGCGACAATTTGCTGCAAAAGCCGTTTGTCAGCGACCTGATGCGCCTGAACAAGAGCTTTATCGTGCACCGCTCGATCACCGGGCGAAAAGAAAAGATGGCCGCCTTCAACTTGCTGTCGGCCTATATCAACCATTCGATCCGCAACGACTGCGAGTCGATCTGGATCGCCCAGGCCGAAGGCCGCGCCAAGGACGGGGATGACCGCACCGAGTCGGCGATCCTCAAGATGTTCCACGTCAGCCGCAAGGATGAGCCGTTTGCCGAGGTGATCCAGTCGCTGAACCTGACGCCGGTGTCCATCAGCTACGAATACGACCCCTGCGATTCGGCCAAGGCGCGCGAGCTGTATATCCGCGCCACCACCGGCACCTACTGCAAGGCGCCGGGCGAAGATGACGTGAGCATCGCCCTGGGCATCACCGGCTACAAGGGCCGGGTGCATGTGAACTTCGCCCCGCCGATCACCGAGCGCTTTGAAGACACCAAAGTGCTGGCGACGGAAATGGACCGGCAGATTCTCGGCGGTTACCGGTTGTTTCCGGTGCATTACCTGGCGTACGCGCAGTGGAGCGAGGCAGACCCGCAATTGCAGGTGCCGACGGCAGCCGAGGTGTTCCCGGCGGATGAACTGGCCAAGGCGAAGGCGGAGTGGGAACGGCGCTTGAACGAATGCCCGGTTGAGCATCGGCCGTTTCTGGTGGTGCAGTATGCGACGCCGGTGCGCAATCAGTACCGCGTCAAGGCGGGCATCCCGCTGTAA
- a CDS encoding M48 family metallopeptidase, whose amino-acid sequence MKKSLAINVLAAALLLAGCQSVNTTTGGAVGVERKQYMFSMLSSQEVDQMYAQSYQQTLGEASSKGQLDKTSANAKRVQAIANRLIAQAPTFRPDAAQWKWEVNLIKSDEMNANCGPGGKIFVYSALIDNLKLTDDELAAVMGHEIAHALREHGREAMSKAYGIQMAKQGAGALFGLGQDSLALADTVANYGMTLPNSRANENEADLIGLELSARAGYNPNAAITLWNKMAKASEGAPPEFMSTHPASDSRIASLQAAIPKVMPLYQQAKKS is encoded by the coding sequence ATGAAGAAATCATTGGCGATAAACGTTTTGGCAGCCGCGCTGCTGCTGGCTGGTTGCCAGTCGGTCAACACCACCACCGGCGGCGCCGTTGGCGTGGAGCGCAAGCAGTACATGTTCAGCATGCTGTCGAGCCAGGAAGTCGACCAGATGTATGCCCAGTCCTACCAGCAGACGTTGGGCGAGGCCAGCAGCAAGGGCCAACTGGACAAGACCAGCGCCAATGCCAAGCGTGTGCAGGCCATCGCCAACCGCTTGATCGCCCAGGCACCGACCTTCCGCCCCGATGCGGCGCAGTGGAAGTGGGAAGTGAACCTGATCAAAAGCGACGAGATGAACGCCAACTGCGGGCCTGGCGGCAAGATCTTTGTGTACAGCGCGTTGATCGACAACCTCAAGCTGACGGATGACGAACTGGCCGCGGTGATGGGCCATGAAATCGCCCACGCCTTGCGCGAGCACGGGCGCGAAGCCATGTCCAAGGCCTACGGTATCCAGATGGCGAAGCAGGGCGCGGGCGCGCTGTTCGGCCTGGGCCAGGACAGCCTGGCATTGGCCGATACCGTGGCCAACTACGGCATGACTTTGCCCAACAGCCGGGCCAATGAAAACGAAGCAGACCTGATCGGCCTGGAGCTGTCGGCTCGCGCCGGCTACAACCCGAATGCGGCGATCACCCTGTGGAACAAGATGGCCAAGGCTTCGGAAGGGGCACCGCCTGAGTTCATGAGCACTCACCCGGCGTCGGATAGCCGGATTGCGTCTTTGCAGGCGGCGATTCCGAAGGTGATGCCGTTGTACCAGCAGGCCAAGAAGTCCTGA
- a CDS encoding class I SAM-dependent methyltransferase translates to MDPRSEVLLRQAELFQGNLLLVGLPADDLLGRLPNAHGWCWHAGDQAALDARFPERSQFGVNVPERAFDAAVIFLPKSKDLTDYLLNAVAARLPGAELFLVGEKKGGIESAAKQMIPFGKPRKLDNARHCQLWQVTVANAPQAVELESLAQVFDVPLPEGPLKVVSLPGVFSHGRLDRGTELLLEHLDKLPSGHLLDFGCGAGVLGAAVKRRYPHNTVTMLDVDAFAAASSRLTLAANGLEADVLTGDGIDAAPMSLNTILSNPPFHVGVHTDYFATENLLRKAAKHLAKGGELRLVANSFLKYQPLIEEHLGVCAIKAEGNGFRIYRAKRG, encoded by the coding sequence ATGGATCCGCGCAGTGAAGTACTGCTTCGTCAGGCCGAACTTTTTCAAGGCAACCTGCTGCTGGTAGGGTTGCCCGCCGACGACCTGCTCGGTCGCCTGCCCAACGCCCACGGCTGGTGCTGGCACGCCGGCGACCAGGCGGCACTCGACGCACGCTTCCCCGAGCGCAGCCAGTTCGGGGTCAATGTGCCCGAGCGCGCATTTGATGCGGCGGTGATTTTCCTGCCCAAATCCAAGGACCTCACCGACTACCTGCTCAATGCCGTGGCCGCACGTTTGCCCGGCGCCGAACTGTTTCTGGTGGGCGAGAAAAAAGGCGGTATCGAAAGTGCTGCCAAGCAGATGATCCCCTTCGGCAAGCCGCGCAAGCTGGACAACGCGCGGCATTGCCAACTGTGGCAAGTCACCGTGGCCAACGCGCCGCAAGCGGTCGAACTGGAAAGCCTGGCCCAAGTCTTCGATGTGCCGCTGCCTGAAGGTCCGCTCAAGGTCGTGAGCTTGCCGGGGGTGTTCAGCCACGGTCGCCTGGATCGCGGCACTGAACTGCTGCTGGAGCATCTGGACAAACTGCCCAGCGGTCACCTGCTGGACTTCGGTTGCGGCGCGGGCGTGTTGGGGGCAGCGGTCAAACGTCGCTACCCGCACAACACAGTGACGATGCTCGACGTGGATGCGTTCGCCGCCGCCAGCAGCCGCCTGACCTTGGCGGCCAACGGTCTGGAAGCCGACGTGCTGACCGGCGACGGGATCGACGCCGCACCGATGAGTTTGAACACGATTCTGAGCAACCCGCCGTTCCATGTCGGCGTACACACGGATTATTTCGCTACGGAGAATCTGCTGCGAAAAGCGGCGAAACACCTGGCAAAAGGCGGCGAACTGCGTTTGGTCGCCAACAGTTTCCTGAAGTACCAACCGCTGATCGAAGAGCATCTGGGCGTGTGCGCAATCAAGGCCGAAGGCAATGGTTTCCGCATCTACCGCGCCAAGCGCGGCTGA
- a CDS encoding CPXCG motif-containing cysteine-rich protein: MLETATYDCPYCGEEVETTVDLSGGDQNYIEDCQVCCRPITFDLQVHGDEWMLETRSENE, translated from the coding sequence ATGCTGGAAACCGCGACGTACGATTGTCCTTATTGTGGGGAAGAGGTTGAGACAACGGTGGATTTGTCTGGCGGTGACCAGAACTATATAGAGGACTGCCAGGTGTGTTGCCGCCCGATCACTTTCGATCTACAGGTCCATGGCGACGAGTGGATGCTTGAAACCCGCAGTGAAAACGAATGA
- a CDS encoding SOS response-associated peptidase: MCGRYALFRWNPSFAALPGFPADQQAQWNISPNDSVLIQRADAGQRTLARARWGLTPPWLTDLSRTPAHARAETLAEQPMFREAFRQRRCLLPANGFYEWRGTQRKRPYWLTPGEGSTLFFAAIWEAYPVQEQVWLSTAVVTQPAQSQRRPLILDAAGQEAWLNPETPLHTLQALLASEPAALRERVLANMVNDPKLNGPECLTPG, translated from the coding sequence ATGTGTGGACGTTATGCCCTGTTTCGCTGGAATCCCTCCTTTGCTGCCTTGCCGGGCTTTCCGGCCGACCAGCAGGCCCAGTGGAACATCTCCCCGAATGACTCGGTGCTGATCCAGCGCGCCGACGCCGGCCAGCGCACCCTGGCCCGAGCGCGCTGGGGCCTGACGCCGCCCTGGCTGACCGACCTTTCGCGCACGCCCGCCCACGCCCGCGCCGAAACCCTGGCCGAGCAACCGATGTTTCGCGAAGCGTTTCGCCAGCGCCGTTGCCTGCTGCCGGCCAATGGCTTTTACGAATGGCGCGGCACCCAGCGCAAGCGCCCGTACTGGTTGACGCCGGGGGAGGGCTCCACGCTGTTTTTTGCGGCGATCTGGGAGGCCTATCCGGTGCAGGAACAAGTGTGGCTGAGCACGGCCGTGGTCACCCAACCCGCGCAAAGCCAGCGCCGGCCTTTGATTCTGGATGCCGCAGGGCAGGAGGCCTGGCTCAATCCCGAGACGCCTTTGCACACGCTCCAGGCGCTGTTGGCCAGCGAGCCGGCTGCGTTGCGTGAGCGTGTGTTGGCCAACATGGTCAATGATCCCAAGCTGAACGGACCGGAATGTTTGACGCCGGGTTGA
- a CDS encoding putative signal transducing protein: MQRIYEPENLMEGELLQQMLASEGIEAHLVGRHLLGGTGELPIFGLLGLEVDNDQAACARELITAYIGAQPMPGDEPDSFPDVLVC; encoded by the coding sequence ATGCAGCGAATCTATGAACCGGAAAACCTGATGGAAGGCGAGTTGCTGCAGCAGATGCTCGCCAGCGAGGGTATCGAGGCGCACCTGGTGGGGCGCCATCTGCTCGGTGGCACCGGCGAGCTGCCGATATTCGGCCTGCTGGGCCTGGAGGTGGACAACGACCAGGCCGCGTGTGCCCGTGAGTTGATTACTGCCTATATCGGCGCGCAACCCATGCCCGGCGATGAACCCGACAGCTTCCCCGACGTGTTGGTCTGTTAG